The sequence caacaaaaacaatattaataataaaataataacagtaataatgataattagacaaaataatagtaaaatatcattaaaaaaaaatcagtaataatcAATACCATTCATTTTCTTTCTGGTATTTTCACTACGCCCAGTTACGCCAATTATGCATACGTGATGCTCATCCCGTTTTCTTACATTCGCCTTAAGCAGGGTCAACGCTCAAGAGCTCGTTAACGGGCTGAGTGGATTTGTTTGAGCTACTACACCTGCCTCCTTTAACTCCGCGAAAACAGCCGTGAGCAGTAAACCTCACCCGACACCGTGCATGTGGACCGTATGCCATACTTTCTAAAAGGAGCTTGTTCTAAAGGGTTAGCTGTACTGCTGTATACAGGTGTTCTCCTGAACTAGTGTAAACTACCTAATAGCTTGACTAAAGGAAAAATAGTCGCCTCCGTGAAAACCGAGTCAATTCCTAAAGTGCCAAAAAAGGTGCATGTGACACCTCGCGTCCTGTCGTATCAGCCGACGACGACATGCGTTCTCAAGTGCACTTACTTGTAGAAAAGCGCGGGTCAGGGTTTGTTCCGTACCAGCTGGTGGCTGTCGTGCTGCCCCTCATTCCGTCCTGATAAGCCGGGGGCAGCTCGCTCATGTTGCCCAGGTTCCCGTTGCAATAGCCTCCCATGGCCGTATGAGACAGCTGCGAAACCCCAGCCGCGGTCATGTGGTAGGCGGCGGGCACCGTCCCGTTGTGGCCCATGTGGTGCTGCTGCATGGTCGCCTGCGTGACTTGCGGTTGTCTGTACGAGGCGAGAGAAGCACCCAAGTTGCCGCCCTCCATACTTACTTTTTTGTAGCTCTCCTCAAGAGGACTCAAGATATCGGACACTGAGAAAGGAGTCGTATGTTTGGGGCTCATCGACATTGTTTTGTGCTGGCGAGGGAAGAAATTAGAAGGCAAAAGCGAAGCCGTCCCTTCTCGTCGCTGGCCAGCTTCCTCTGGTTCCTGTTGCTTTTCGTGCAGCGAGCTGGACACGTAAGAGGGAGCCTGGAGTCCGCCTTAATTGGCTTGAGTGGGAGCTCGAGGCTGACTTTCGTTTGTTTTAGCTGGGTGCCAGGTTTAAGACTACCATCAGAGGCGGGGCATCAGCAGCAGCGAGGGCAACAATACAAAGCGACGCTGTCATCTGTGCACCAAACGCAAAGAGCCCCATTACGTGGTCGCGAGCTGCCCCTGCCATCCCCCCAACCCAGCAAAACGCGCGCACATGCGAGACCCCATCAGCGCGTGAAGGTGTGCTGGTTTCACTTTCAAGGTGTAAATGTCTTTATCGCTCTCGGGGTAATGTCGGGGAACAAAGTGATGGATGGAATATTGACGGTTGGAGTGATGTTTATGAGGGGGGCCCTCTTAATGAGAAGTGCACACGCAGACTTGAATCTTTGAAAACCCACTCAGTTgttagaaagaagaaaaaaaaaacagagaggcaAGCTTGAGTTGAACTCCTGACTTTTAATGGCCACAAGAGGCTTGTGGTGATTGCAGGCGTGTTTACATTATTGCCCCATCGTACTCAGACATGCAAAAGTGCCCTTGCAGTGAGGAAGGAGCGCtaactgataataaataaataaatacatatgcgCGTGTTAAGAGGCTGCGTGAATGATTAACTCTCCGGTTTTCTGTGTGATACATTATTGGGCGTACGCAGAGTGTTGTCCAAATTCCCATCGACTCCACACAGACGCGCAGTGTTAAAGAAACCCGCTCgacagaagaaggaggaggaggagaggctcTCAGGTAAAGTTAACGGCGCTCAAGTAGCCTGCAGCTCTCCAGCTCTTTATCGCCAGGCAGGTACACACAAAGCTCCGCTCACTGCGCCTGGTCGCAGTATGTGGCCTCCTGTACTGGAGACATTCTGTACTGAATTAGTTATTAAGACACTAAGCAGCAGATTTTTGCAGCCGTTTAGAACAGCACGGAATATCTGATAACTACAGAAACACAGGTCAACGGATCAGTTAGAtctttcatatttatttaaatatgtataaaaacatGTATATAGTTGGGTTAGTATAAcattactactgctgctactactactactacttctactactactactactactactactactactaataataataataataataataagaggaagaatatatcaaataatgctttatTACTGTGTAAATTATGTGGACTTTTTCGTTGCTGCtacaatcattattattattattattattattattattattagtggtggtaataataataataataataataataatgtcaaataattatttattattgtgtacATTATTGTGTATTTccgttgctactactactattattattattattattattattattattattattattattattattattactattactattactattattattattattattattattattattattattattatcgttgttgttgttttatttagacCTATAACAATTTGTATAGCAGTTAATGTGAAAAGTTCATTTTCAACAGCTGATGAGCGCTAAGTGCATACCTTAAAAGTacctttatgtgttttttttgcaaataaactaTTTCTTTATTGTTTGTCTGTTTGCTATGTGCAAATGTCAGGGTTTTCTACTCTTCCAATAgttattttcacattatttttCGTTTCTATaagtgttattattttattaataaactacCAGCCAGGTGGATTGTGTTAGATGTGATCGGTAACTTACCGTAAGGTAAGCAGAATCGTAAATCTGAAATTACTCCCTCCTGTTCAAACAGGTGATTTACATACACGAGAGTAATACAACCTTTAACACAACCAGTAAGCAAATGTGGTGTAGAGTGAATCTggagctgagtgtgtgttgattgcttaataaaattactgtttaaaaacatttagaaatgttCACATAACCCTACGTAGCGGAAAACAAGAGTTAGCGTTAGTGCATAAATATTAACACAACAAATgttttattaacaatattatgGCGATTGTTAGTAATACATGTTCGAGCAGTATTTTGTATTCATTCAGAGTATGTGTAAAAGATTGTGGTATTATGGCATGACAGTTTCTATTaatttagatttatttctaaatggAAATCGATCGGGCGACAACCGGTGATGTCAGGCAaccacatttaaatataaaaaaaatatgcatacaaAAATATCTTTGAAACAATACTATCAATCTGACAGACTACCCGCTTTAATCATGTAATGTAAAGCGCATGCGATTCTTCATTAGGTTTCACTACAGGCTGACGAAAAATTAAGCAGAATTAAAAATATTGCTTATCCGTAACGTGTAAATCTCAATCTTTGAGCCTGGTCTGCAGCCCCTGCAACCACATTAAAATGATAGCAGTTTAATTAAATTGCCGCCAGATAGGGCATGTAAAAATATAAAGCTTTAGCCCCCTCCCTCCCGCTTTCTCTGGCTCTCTTTTATTGTTTTGACTTGAGGGTAGACAGCGTCTTCTGGTGGTTATATCTTGAACAAACGTCAGCAAGGTCAGTCCCACAGCGCTTCTTTCTACGTTTACATTAATTTACTATCGGTTTAGTTTAACACAAACAACTCTTCACAATTTTAACCAGTTCTCGAtcgtttttatgctttttttgctTCGCTTATGTTAACTCCAGCTGCCACACAGTTGTAGTGGCagtttaatttagtttgtttGTGGCAGTATCTGTTGGGCCTGGTAGAAGGTGAAGACACCTTGGCACCTCGCGGTGGTAATGAAGTGTACTTCGCACAAGCAATTATAACAATTAGACTCATAACGTCGTTCCTTCGAAGTCCTGGGCCTCCTTAAGCCAGTATTCAAAAGCCTTTTTAATTATCTACATCAGGCAGAATCCTTTGTGCTGGAGCACGGCTATCATGGTCAATTAACTATAATTAGACAGAATGCTTTCACTTGTCCCTTGGAAAAAACACAACGACAAACGCTGTATTTGGGCACATGTAAGCTTTTGTTTCAATCTAAACCCATGGTTTATTGTATGTCGGTTCATGAACGACAGTAGGGTGAGCTTTACATTTCTGATCAGTGGATCTAAATGTATAAAATTACCAAATGAGCTCTACACTCTTCATCACTTGTGTCTTAGGAGACAGAGAAGAATGTGTGATGGAAATAGTAATAAGGAAATCGTTGCCTGTTTGCGTCTCTTCAAAAGCTCTGACAGAACTGATTATCCATTGCCCCTGTACACGAAGAATCACAGTGCAGGCCTGACACCTAGTGGACAATATTGTGCAATTTCTTTGGGAAGGGTGTCACTAGGGACTCTAGTACTTCTTAACCCTGTATCAGTAGAAACCAAGCAAAAAAGACTGACCTCAAGATGGAGCCAATGGCGCGTTAAGCCTCAACCCACGACGTGTCCATTGCCTTAGATTTCTTAACATTTAAATGAATATTCCAGAGCTTTCAAATAGTTTATTTACTCCCAAATGTTATATGTTTATGAGAGGTTGATGATGTAATCATGCTGGTACATTGGAGACAAAAATGTTTCATCACAAAAATATAGTAAAACTCTTAATGGGTTTTCAAACACACTGTGTAACGTCGTTTTAAGAGGCTCTGAGGCCTGATGCATATCAATTCAGATTAGATAAATGCTGAAAAAGACAAATCTGACAACCAGCACTTTTATACacaatacatttagctattttataaactacacaGTACTGGTTATATAGTTGTCATTCCCTTGTGCACGTATTTTAAATTATATGATTAAAAAGAATATAAGTGCATAACTATTATGTTTCAAATAGTCTAGCAGTGAATTATGAGTATTCCAATTTAAAATATCCCCAGctatcctttaatttttttagcCTCTTCGCTCACTAATATACCCCCTgtgatttataaaacattttctgctaaCTTTTGTTGTTTATAAACATACATTAAGAAGAATGTAAGTGAAAGTCACATCCTATCAATATAATCCCCCtctttctcacattctctctttACAGAAAGCTCTTAAAGCCTGTCTTTGTGACTCTCACCAAGCCCACCAAGTTTTAAAACACCATTGTGTGCTTAAACCCCATAAATTTGTCACCCAGGACTGATTAAACATCATGAGAATTGAAACACTGAGGATTTTGTCTAGGTCCTTTTGGAGCTTGCACAATGGTCTTTTCACATGGAGACCCAAACAAAAAGCGGTGAAGGCGCTCCAGAGCGCTCCAGTCACCAGCACGGCGGCCTCCATATGTGGGGCAAGGTGGCTTGAGACAGGACAAAAGGCCAGGTGACGGAAGATGCGCAACAACCTCTACAATTAATGACGAACAGCTTTGTGGCTAAAGCAGCCTGGAAGAGAGAATGTAATTGCAGACACATAGCCATCTCAATAGATCCTTATTTTATGTTATAGCTCGCATTTGTAGGGTGCATTccatacattattttattttattcgatATGATTTGGACgcttgcattaaaataataaaaatactatttatCTTTAATTCTTCCATATATATCATGACGTGAATTACAGAATGGACATTGATATCCTTATAAATAGTTAGCTGCCCGGTCAAAGAGCTAGTCTGTGTCCAGGCCTAATCCTGCAATGTTTACCTGCTATTCTAATGCTGAGTTTTAAAATACGACTCAGGATTGGTGTTTGCTCTTCTCTGCTGGGTGGAAGTGAAAGTCTTAACATTATAAAAGCCTTTTGCGTCTCGCTGGGCACTTTACTCTTCAACAGCACCATCAAATCTTTAATAGTACATAACAATGCCCCGGATTAACCAAATGTGTCCAAAAAGAACAGTAACTGAAGTGAGGTCTGAATTAAAGCaatcatttcatttatttgttaaattattttaattatttttagataTTAAAACATAATACTACTACACTGGTGGAGTGGGTTCTCTCCACATACATTTTAACTAAGCACCGAACACCATAAAATTACCATAAACCAGCATGAATGTTTTGTTTAAAGAGGTTTCATTTTTACTTACAAACTTCTAACAGTGTTTTATAGTGAGTGAGAGGAATGCTTAAAATAAGGagttcaaaacatttatttttatttttttgtacaaaaaaaactcTAACTCTGATATGATGCCCAGTTTTTCAGTTATTCTCTTATCTTATATTTCGTGTTtctataaaaaacataaatcatcTTCTTAActactataatatatattcacacacattTGGCCTGACAGCCAGTTTTTCAGTACGTAGTTTAACAAAACTTCACAGAAAACATGAGAAAACAAATACACTAGttcctaaatataaaatataatatgtgCAAATTGCATTTACTCAGTCAGTGTTTACACTATACATTTATAATAGTCCAAACAGGCGCCCTGCACGCTGGATCCATGTCGGAGGGTTCACCAGAGGAAGTGAGGTCTGTGGTCCTGAGTAAAGTGCTGGTACTGGGGCAGAAGAGCGAACGGCTGGATGCGCTGGAAACTCTGAAGCCCATAGGGCGGGATCGAGCAGACTCCCTTTTCTGCCTCTGCGACGCAAGTATGATAGGGTTTCCCATCCCGAACCAGAACCGGTACAATGACCCTGCGTAGAGACGGTGGCTGACCGGCCTCCTGGACCCCACACTCTGTCCGTGCTCTCTTCATCTTATACCTGTGGTTTTGGAACCAGATCTTGACCTGCGTGGGCGTGAGTCGCAGCGCGCGCGCCAGGTGCTCCCTCTCTGGCGCAGACAGGTAGCGTTGCTGGCGAAAGCGCCGTTCCAGCTCGTAGGTTTGTGTCTTAGAGAACAGCACGCgtcgcttcttcttcttttgctcCATTTCCGTGGCTTCCTCGCCGTTGCCGGTAGAGTCAGGGGATGTCTCGGGGTTGCTCTCATCGGAGGCTAAAGAGATAAAAAgcaataaacatttaatttgaagtattaataaataaaaagagataaaatagCCTACCAGACCACAACCTAATGAAAACCCATGCAtgcaattactatttttttttacaagacatCTAGGACGAAGCAAAAATGTATGAATGAGCAGAAGTCCAGAAAAGCAACTTATTTTTCTTGTGATCTTAAGAGAACATAGTTTTGTGTGAATAACCAGTATTGGTTTCTCAACTTTTTGTCATGATAACACGGTACAAAAAATA is a genomic window of Astyanax mexicanus isolate ESR-SI-001 chromosome 14, AstMex3_surface, whole genome shotgun sequence containing:
- the nkx2.9 gene encoding NK2 transcription factor related, locus 9, which translates into the protein MAVPTKFSFTVRSILDLPENDAENANCLPPLHALTGSPYSSWTDRDRGHCVSSDESNPETSPDSTGNGEEATEMEQKKKKRRVLFSKTQTYELERRFRQQRYLSAPEREHLARALRLTPTQVKIWFQNHRYKMKRARTECGVQEAGQPPSLRRVIVPVLVRDGKPYHTCVAEAEKGVCSIPPYGLQSFQRIQPFALLPQYQHFTQDHRPHFLW